Genomic DNA from Roseiconus lacunae:
TGCATTACGGTGACCTAACCGACGGTCAGAACCTGACCAACCTGGTTTTGAACATCGAACCTGATGAAATCTATAACCTCGGTGCCCAGTCGCACGTGCGTGTCTCTTTCGACGCGCCCGTTTACACCGTCCAAACGGTAGCGATCGGAGCCCTAAACGTTCTCGAAGCTGCTCGGCAGCTGAATCGCCAAAAGCCAACCCGGGTCTACCAAGCATCCAGTAGCGAGATGTATGGAGACGTCTTTGAGACCCCGCAAACAGAAAAGACACCTTTCTGCCCGCAAAGCCCGTACGCTTGTGCAAAGGTTTACGCCTTTCACCAAACCGTCAACTACCGACATGCCTACGATTTGTTTGCGTGCAACGGTATTTTGTTCAACCACGAGTCGCCGCGTCGAGGTGAGACATTCGTCACGCGAAAGATCACGCGTGCTGCGACGCGAATTAAACTTGGTCTGCAAGAAAAGCTTTACCTCGGTAACCTCGACGCCAAGCGTGACTGGGGCTATGCGAAGGACTATGTCCGCGGCATGTGGATGATGCTTCAGCACGACGAGCCAGGCGACTACGTGTTGGCAACCGGCGAGACTTACACCATTCGCCAGTTCCTGGATTACACGTTCGAGTATCTCGAATTGGATTGGAAGCAGTACGTCGAAACCGATCCTCGGTACTACCGCCCAACCGAAGTCGACTTGCTGCTTGGTGATTGCAGCAAGGCAAAGAATGTTTTGGGCTGGGAGCCGGAAACCAGTTGCAAAGAGTTGGCCGAATTGATGGTCGATCATGACCTGGAGCTAGCTCGGAGTGAAGCCCTGAGTAGCGTGCAGGGGTAACAAGCTCAGTTGGGTAAATGGCGAGGGCCGCGTGTGATGGCCAGTTTTTCGCCCGATATAGCGGTTGGCCACCGGTAGAACATTGGCTTTAGGTAGCCCGAAGATTGACGCAGTTTGCCGCTGCGTCTCTTCAGGGTTCCGGTAAGACGGTCCAATGATTTGGATCGTTTCAAATCATGGACTTTAAACAGATCTTCTTCTGTTCGATCGGTGCTTGCCTAGCTCTCTTAGGGCCCCTGGCGGCAATCGAGTTCGGTGGCGTTTTGCCGTGGACGCACTATGTTGCCGGGCTTGGGGGCTGTGGGCTCGGTGCGATTGCGGTTGTCGTCGCTTTTACGCGGCATGGCTTGATCGGGGCTTCTTTCTTGCGTCGTTTCTGGCCGCTGCTGCTTTGGGTGGTCTTTACCTGGATTCAGGTTGTTCGGTTAGAGCCATCCATTGTTTCTGTCGTCAGCCCAGGTTCGTACTCGGCCTATACCGTTTGGCTGGAGCCGCTCTTGCCAATGGAGCAACTGCCTGGCTCGTTTCCAATTTCGATCGCCGCTGACCTATCGCGACACGCCGCTGCCGTCATGACACTGTTGTTGCCGCTCGTGTTTGCGGTCAGTGTCTTTTGTCGGGAGCGAAGTCAAGTCGAGTGTGTTTTGGTCGCACTTTCCGTTGGGATCGGGCTGCACGCCGCGTTTGGGATCGCAATGGAGTTCGCCCCAGCGTTACGAGGATATGACGAGCGGCTTACGTTGGGTCGCAGCTTTGGCAGCTTCGTCAATCACAACAACGCGGCGTTCATGCTCAACCTTGGGCTCGGCTGTGGCATTGGCATCTTTGTGTCGCGGATTGCCGCACTGACTGGTGTGCAGTACGGTCCCGACGGGGTGGACTTTGGTGCGTTATCGCTTGTGTTCGCTGATCCACTGGCGTTGGTCGGTCTTGTTTCCGGATCGTTGTCGGGGGCGGGGTTGTTGATGTGCGGATCACGGGCCGGCTTAGTGGCTGGCGTGGTCGGGTGTGTTCTTGTTGCGGCTTGGTTCAATCGAGGCCGCGGTTGGGGATCGGTGCCGGCGATTTCGGCGGGCGCTGCTTTCGTCCTTTTGATCGGATTTCTTCTGCTCGCGCCCTTTGCTAAGAGCTTCCGCAGCGTGGAACGGTTTGACCGTCTGAGTGTGCGGTCGATTGACGGATTGTTCAATGACGTCCGC
This window encodes:
- the gmd gene encoding GDP-mannose 4,6-dehydratase, with amino-acid sequence MSKKALITGITGQDGSYLAELLLEKGYEVHGIVRRSSTFNTDRIEHIYIDPHDKDAKLFLHYGDLTDGQNLTNLVLNIEPDEIYNLGAQSHVRVSFDAPVYTVQTVAIGALNVLEAARQLNRQKPTRVYQASSSEMYGDVFETPQTEKTPFCPQSPYACAKVYAFHQTVNYRHAYDLFACNGILFNHESPRRGETFVTRKITRAATRIKLGLQEKLYLGNLDAKRDWGYAKDYVRGMWMMLQHDEPGDYVLATGETYTIRQFLDYTFEYLELDWKQYVETDPRYYRPTEVDLLLGDCSKAKNVLGWEPETSCKELAELMVDHDLELARSEALSSVQG